One genomic window of Peromyscus maniculatus bairdii isolate BWxNUB_F1_BW_parent chromosome 2, HU_Pman_BW_mat_3.1, whole genome shotgun sequence includes the following:
- the LOC143271893 gene encoding uncharacterized protein LOC143271893, protein MAPTRRRGRREARAPGRPLPSPRRPSAVMAVAAAGAGAPRASSRPRGRGAVAGVRGGAGGGSPHSPLSPAVHVSRAGGGVRPAGPWFSAWRLTADLELVQTRGIWSRGPAAAQAGPGAGPATSRHGARRPPARLAGPGRRRPAAAQAGPGAGPATSRTRVAGSLRRRRRPRSRQRPTAARSEGRWIARRAAERRSRQRRRRRTWDVAGARRRGQGWGRRGTAPWPATRSDVPRPAPAQYEKALQLMQKTV, encoded by the exons ATGGCGCCGACGCGCAGGCGGGGccgccgggaagctagggcgccgggacgccccctgcccagtccccgcaggccgtcagcggtgatggcggtggcggcggcgggtgccggagctccccgcgcctcctcccgtccgcgcggccgcggtgcggtcgcgggggtccggggcggcgctggggggggctcccctcactccccgctctccccggctgtccatgtctcccgtgcgggcggaggagtccgccccgccgggccgtgGTTTTCCGCGTGGCGCCTAACAGCCGACTTAGAGCTGGTGCAAACCAGGGGAATCTGGTCGCGGGGAcccgcggcggcgcaggcggggccaggggcggggccggcgaccagccgccATGGAgcgcggcggcccccggcgcggctggccggacccgggcggcggaggcccgcggcggcacaggcggggccaggggcggggccggcgaccagccggaccCGGGTGGCGGGGAGcctgcggcggcgcaggcggcctcggtcccggcaacgccccacagccgctcgctcggaggggcggtggatagcgCGGAGGGCGGCCGAGCGGCgcagtcggcagcggcggcgcaggcggacatGGGATGTAGCAGGGGCACGCAGGcggggccagggatggggtcggcgagggaccgccccctggccggcgacccgcagcgatgtgccacgaccAGCTCCGGCCCAATATGAAAaag ccctccaactgatgcaaaagacggtgtaa
- the LOC143271892 gene encoding uncharacterized protein LOC143271892 — protein sequence MGQTVTTPLSLTLKHWSDVKIRANNEGVVIKKKKWITLCEADWVKMNVGWPRQGTFNLSLISQVEGKVFASSPQGHPDQVPYIAMWRLLTTEPPPWVKPFLFPSAPRQQQRSPNPGAEEARSADPSHSLFLPNPTPASLFLSPQAAAPAQATVGGGNAQAGAQATVGGGNAQAGAQATVGGGNAQAGAQATVGGGNAQAGAQATVGGGNAQAGAQAAAGYGAGAQAGPGMGSAGDCSPTGSGTTGEPRFGEGGSGGTAPLMSAKPLLPPASPSSSLYPVLPRKDSPKAPVLPPDPNSPLIDLLTEDPPPYPGNRAPEGPVAPAMVPEGPTAPPEAPEQPPRREREDEIPAPSPIAGRLRGKRDEPAKESRAFPLREGPNHQLQYWPFSASDLYNWKQHNPPFSKDPVALTNLIESILVTHKPTWEDCQQLLQTLLTVEEKQRVFLEARKRVPGEDGRPTQLPNIIDAAFPLTRPNWDFATPEGREHLRLYRQLLLAGLRGAARRPTNLAQVRNVTQGKEETPAAFLERLREAYRMYTPYDPEDPGQAPGVILSFIYQSSPDIRAKLQRLEGLHSLSLSDLLREAEKVFNKRETPEEREER from the coding sequence atgggacagactgtcaccacccccttgagcctcacgcttaaacactggtcagacgtaaagatacgagccaacaacgaaggagtcgtaatcaagaagaaaaaatggatcactctttgcgaggccgattgggttaaaatgaatgtaggatggcctcgtcagggaacctttaaccttagtcttatttcacaggtggagggaaaagtttttgcttccagtccccagggccacccggaccaggtcccatacattgccatgtggagactcctgacaacagaacctcccccatgggttaagccgtttctcttcccctcggCCCCCCGGCaacagcagcgctcgccgaatcccggggccgaggaagccagatcggcggatccctcccactccctgttcctccctaaccccacaccagcaagtcttttcctctccccgcaggCCGCCGCGCCGGCGCAGGcgactgtgggaggtgggaacgcgcaggcgggtgcgcaggcgactgtgggaggtgggaacgcgcaggcgggtgcgcaggcgactgtgggaggtgggaacgcgcaggcgggtgcgcaggcgactgtgggaggtgggaacgcgcaggcgggtgcgcaggcgactgtgggaggtgggaacgcgcaggcgggcgcgcaggCGGCCGCAGGTTATGGTGCCGGCGctcaggcggggccggggatgggatCGGCGGGAGACTGCTCCCCGACCGGCTCTGGGACGACTGGGGAGCCCCGATTTGGGGAAGGGGGCTCAGGAGGGACGGCGCCACTGATGAGCGCCAAACCACTGCTCCCTCccgcctctccttcctcctccctttaccctgtTCTCCCACGAAAGGATTCCCCTAAGGCTCCCGTCCTCCCCCCGGACCCCAATTCACCTCTTATTGACCTCCTCACAGAGGacccaccaccatacccagggaATCGGGCACCGGAGGGACCGGTGGCCCCTGCAATGGTACCGGAGGGACCGACGGCCCCCCCGGAGGCGCCTGAACAGCctccaaggagagagagggaagatgagaTTCCGGctccctccccaattgccggtcgcctacgaggaaagCGCGACGAGCCAGCTAAGGAGTCCAGAGCCTTTCCCCTTAGGGAAGGTCCTAACCACCAGCTCCAATACTGGCCGTTTTCAGCGTCTGATCTCTAcaactggaaacaacataatccccctttctctAAGGACCCTGTTGCCTTGACTAACCTGATTGAGTCCATTTTAGTGACCCACAAGCCCACTTGGGAAGATTGTCAGCAGTTACTGCAGACCCTCCTGACGGTGGAGGAAAAGCAGCGGGTCTTCCTGGAGGCTCGGAAGCGGGTTCCAGGAGAAGATGGAAGACCCACCCAATTGCCTAATATCATTGACgcagcctttcccctcacccgCCCGAACTGGGACTTCGCGACCCCGGAAGGTAGGGAGcacctacgtctctatcgccagttgctcttggcGGGTCTCCGAGGGGCAGCTAGACGCCCTACCAATCTGGCCCAGGTTAGAAATGTAacccagggaaaggaggaaacgCCGGCAGCGTTCTTAGAAAGACTTAGAGAGGCATACAGAATGTATACCCCGTACGAtccagaagatccaggacaggcgccgggTGTCATACTGTCTTTCATCTATCAGTCAAGTCCAGATATAAGGGCCAAGTTACAGAGACTAGAAGGATTGCATTCACTCAGTTTGTCAGATTTattgagagaggcagaaaaagtgtttaataagagagaaactcctgaagAGCGGGAAGAGAGatga